The segment GGTCGTTTCGCGCCGCGGCAGTCGGGGTGGCCGCCGCCGCGGCGCGCGACAGCGGTAGTGGTGACATGGGAACTACGCTCGTCGCTGCGCTCTTCGATGGCGGCGAGGTCTGGGTGGCGCATGCCGGCGACTCGCAGGCGGTGCTCGTCTGTGGCGACGAGGTGCATGTTCTGACACGCCCTCACACCCACGTCGAAGAGCAGCTCGCGCGGGGGGAGATTTCCGAGACCCAGGCGCTGGCGAGCCCGTTTCGGCATGCAGTGGTCCGGGCTCTCGGCAAGGAACCCGTCGAGCCCGATATCGAGCGCGTCGACGAGAGCCTATGGGGTATGCCCCCAGGGGCGGTGTTGCTACTCGCGTCGGACGGCGTGATGAACCATGTTGGGCAGCCGGAGGTCATCGAGCTCTTGATGGGTGGCGCCGACCTCGACGCCGGCGTGAGGGCGATGGTCCTCCGCGCGATCGAGAACGGCAGTGACGACAATGCAACAGCCGCTGCCCTCGAGTTCGGGCGATTCCCGCGTCGCCGAGGCGCTCTCGCTGTGAGAGCGGCTGCGGTCCTCGGAGCTGTCGTTCTGGCGGTGGCCTTGGCGGCGGCCATTTTTGTCCTGCGGCGGGTCCCGGCCGGGCTATCGGCAGCGCCCTTGGGCGGAGATCGGACATCGCTTCAGGCTCAGGCAACTTCTGCGCCGGAAGCGACTACTGCGATTGGGACCGACCGACCCTCCGGTATGGGGCAGCTAGCGCTGGAACGCGAACAGTCGGAGCGCGAATTCAACGAGAAGCGAAAGAAGATCGATGCCGAGACCGCGGAGGAGGCGAGGCGCAACCAGGAGCGCTTCGCTCGAGAAGCGGCGGCGGCGAAGGCGGCTGAGGATCGAAAGGCGGAGGCGGCGAGGATCGCTGCGCTTCCGAAGCGAAAGATCCCCAGCCTGGCCGTGGCGCCGCGCGTAACGGCTATGGAGAGCCCCGGGAACGCGGCTGGGGCCAGCGTCGAGCCAGGCGCGGCAGCAATGCGAGTCCACGCGACGCGAAAGACGAAGGGCACGCTCAAGATCCTCCCGCCGAGGAGCCCCGGCGATCCGCTCGGTGGCACAGTCAGAATCAAGTTCAACGTGAGCGCCAGCGGCGAAGTCCAGGACGCGAGGATAGTGCAGTCCCCGAGCCTGAAGCCCGAGTTGCGGAAGCGCTTGGAAGGCACTGCAAAGGATCTCGCGTTCATTCCGGCTAGCGACGTTGGCCTGGGCGACTCCGCGCACATCAAGCCGGTCCCTGTCGACGATGAGGTCACCCTCGACCTCGCCTGGGAATACTGGTCTCGCAATTGATCAGTCGGATACTCGTCGCCCTCGTCGGCATCGTCTTCGCGTTGGTCTCTCAAGGCCAGCCTCTCAACGCCCAAACGGTGGTCGCGGTCGCCGGTTCCACGGTCACGCTGTCCATGGGCTCCAAGCAGGGTGTCGTCATCGGGCAGACCGGCAAGCTCTGCGCCGCTGAAGAGGTCTCGGGCAAACAGTACGAGGTCTGCGCTGCGCGGTTCGAGGTTACCGCTGTCCGCGATGCGACCGCGACGGCGCAGATATCCGGCGGGAACGCGGCGATGGTCGGGAGCGGCCATCGGGCCGTCTTCAACGTACCGCTTGCCCCCCCACCTGTTCAGCCGGCCAAACCTCCTTCACAGAAGACGCAGGCAGCTGCGAGTGCCGCGGCCCCGGCACCGGGACCCATGAGTCCGCTCGCCTTGCTGGAAGCCGCCGACAGAGCTTTCGACGCCGGCCGTTTCCGCGACGCGATCGGGTTCTACGATCGCTTGCTCGTCGTTCGCCCGACCGACCGCTACGCGGCCCAGCGCCGTTCCGAAGCCCAGGCCGAGATCGAGCGCGAGTCGGCCGCCGCGCGTGATCGCGAAGAGGAGGCCAGGCGGGCGGCTGAAAGGGAGCTCACGCGACAGCGGGACGCTGAGGAACTTGCCTACCTGACTGGGGCGCTGAAGCGCGCCAAGGCATCCGGGAGCCTCGAGAGCATCCGTGACTATGCGCGGCAGATTCTAGCTTTGGATCCCCTCAATCCGGATGCCGACGGAGTTCGCTCCGGTGATCGCCAGGCTGCAGCGGTTTCAGCCAAGTCGAGTGCCGAGGCCGGTGACGTCGCGGCTTTCGATCGCGCGAGGAACGTCTACGAGAAGGAGTGGCCCGGAGACCCGCAATTCAACAAGCTCCTGGCAGAGTTGGAGAGAGGTTTCTCGGAGACACTTGGGGGACGGACAGTCTTGCCCTGGGTACATGTGCCGGCTGGGGCGTACATCATGGGTTGCGCCAGCGTGAAGAGTGCTTGTCATGGTTGCGTCGGTACGGAGAGTGAATGCCGGCCCGACGAGCAGCCCGCCCACCCGGTTACGATCTCCAACGGCTTCTACCTGTCAGCGACCGAGACAACGGTGGGTCAGTACAGAACTTTCAGCGTGGCAAAGCGAAAGCCGATGCCGCCCAAGCCCAAGTTTGGCCAGACCGACGATCACCCGGTGGTGAACATCAGCTGGTTCGAGGCCCGTGAGTATTGCGCCTGGCTCGGCGGGCGCCTTCCGACGGAGGCGGAGTGGGAGTACGCCGCGCGAGGCGGATTGAAGACGGGGCGCTATGCATGGGGGGATTCGATTCGACGGAAAGACGCCA is part of the Thermoanaerobaculia bacterium genome and harbors:
- a CDS encoding protein phosphatase 2C domain-containing protein, whose protein sequence is MSPLPRRGSALAVADGMGGHRAGDVASREATEAFSRAVKSSPKGETPEARLRRSFRAAAVGVAAAAARDSGSGDMGTTLVAALFDGGEVWVAHAGDSQAVLVCGDEVHVLTRPHTHVEEQLARGEISETQALASPFRHAVVRALGKEPVEPDIERVDESLWGMPPGAVLLLASDGVMNHVGQPEVIELLMGGADLDAGVRAMVLRAIENGSDDNATAAALEFGRFPRRRGALAVRAAAVLGAVVLAVALAAAIFVLRRVPAGLSAAPLGGDRTSLQAQATSAPEATTAIGTDRPSGMGQLALEREQSEREFNEKRKKIDAETAEEARRNQERFAREAAAAKAAEDRKAEAARIAALPKRKIPSLAVAPRVTAMESPGNAAGASVEPGAAAMRVHATRKTKGTLKILPPRSPGDPLGGTVRIKFNVSASGEVQDARIVQSPSLKPELRKRLEGTAKDLAFIPASDVGLGDSAHIKPVPVDDEVTLDLAWEYWSRN
- a CDS encoding formylglycine-generating enzyme family protein; protein product: MISRILVALVGIVFALVSQGQPLNAQTVVAVAGSTVTLSMGSKQGVVIGQTGKLCAAEEVSGKQYEVCAARFEVTAVRDATATAQISGGNAAMVGSGHRAVFNVPLAPPPVQPAKPPSQKTQAAASAAAPAPGPMSPLALLEAADRAFDAGRFRDAIGFYDRLLVVRPTDRYAAQRRSEAQAEIERESAAARDREEEARRAAERELTRQRDAEELAYLTGALKRAKASGSLESIRDYARQILALDPLNPDADGVRSGDRQAAAVSAKSSAEAGDVAAFDRARNVYEKEWPGDPQFNKLLAELERGFSETLGGRTVLPWVHVPAGAYIMGCASVKSACHGCVGTESECRPDEQPAHPVTISNGFYLSATETTVGQYRTFSVAKRKPMPPKPKFGQTDDHPVVNISWFEAREYCAWLGGRLPTEAEWEYAARGGLKTGRYAWGDSIRRKDANYGADVCCSGVAAEEDRWTNTSPVGSFGANGFGLHDMAGNVGEWVADWYGDYSRVAEADPKGPAAGTVRVLRGGSWTDTPVGLRLTQRNWNEPGSRYLNNGFRCARGEAP